A DNA window from Spirochaetota bacterium contains the following coding sequences:
- the rpmB gene encoding 50S ribosomal protein L28: protein MSRTCELSGKKPMFGNNISHSHRKTRKKWVPNLQRKTFISETGEKITLRVCAKILKTIDRFGFDAVMRKFVKKGKIVIK, encoded by the coding sequence ATGTCAAGAACATGTGAATTATCTGGTAAAAAACCTATGTTTGGGAATAACATTTCTCATTCACATAGAAAAACTCGTAAAAAATGGGTGCCAAATCTACAAAGAAAAACTTTTATTTCAGAAACTGGTGAAAAAATCACATTACGTGTTTGTGCAAAGATTTTAAAAACAATTGATCGTTTTGGTTTTGATGCTGTTATGAGAAAGTTTGTGAAGAAAGGTAAGATCGTTATCAAATAG
- the tgt gene encoding tRNA guanosine(34) transglycosylase Tgt translates to MKRFPFKIEKTEAHARACTMELPHGTVQTPIFMPVGTQGAVKTLCREELEDMGASIILANSYHLLLRPTVDFFKEYGGLHKFAKWNRNILTDSGGFQVFSLAGMRKITDEGVTFRSHIDGKKHFLTPEIMVDTQQAIGSDIMMVLDECVPGDADFKHTQKALERTTAWAVRAKQEFLQRNIQDQYAFGIVQGGIFADLRKQSARELSELDFPGYSIGGLSVGESKEDMYGMLDILAEEMPVDKPRYLMGVGVPEDILEGIERGVDMFDCVFPTRFARHGGVFSRDGRLNIKTKAFEYDTRPIDSECVCYACRNYDRAYIRHLLRVNEVLGGRLASIHNLFFLIELTKNSRQAILEGRFVIFKKDFLARYFQNKITE, encoded by the coding sequence ATGAAAAGATTTCCTTTTAAAATAGAAAAAACAGAAGCTCATGCAAGAGCGTGTACGATGGAATTACCTCATGGTACTGTTCAAACTCCCATCTTTATGCCTGTTGGTACGCAAGGGGCAGTAAAGACTTTATGTAGGGAAGAGTTGGAAGATATGGGTGCTAGTATTATATTGGCAAATTCTTATCATCTCTTGTTGCGTCCTACTGTAGATTTCTTTAAAGAATACGGTGGCTTGCATAAATTTGCAAAATGGAATAGAAATATTTTGACAGATTCTGGTGGATTTCAAGTTTTTTCATTAGCAGGTATGCGAAAAATTACAGATGAAGGGGTAACCTTTAGAAGTCATATTGATGGAAAAAAACATTTTCTAACTCCAGAAATAATGGTTGATACACAACAGGCTATAGGATCTGATATCATGATGGTATTGGATGAATGTGTTCCAGGAGATGCTGATTTTAAGCATACACAAAAAGCATTAGAAAGAACAACAGCATGGGCTGTAAGAGCTAAACAAGAATTTTTACAAAGGAATATTCAAGATCAATATGCTTTTGGTATTGTTCAAGGCGGTATCTTTGCCGATCTTCGTAAACAAAGTGCTAGAGAATTATCAGAACTAGATTTTCCAGGTTATTCTATAGGTGGTCTTTCTGTTGGTGAATCTAAAGAAGATATGTATGGAATGTTAGATATATTAGCAGAAGAAATGCCTGTAGACAAACCTCGTTATTTAATGGGGGTAGGTGTTCCAGAAGATATTTTGGAAGGGATAGAGCGTGGTGTTGATATGTTTGACTGTGTTTTTCCTACTAGATTTGCGAGACATGGTGGTGTGTTTTCACGAGATGGTCGATTAAATATCAAAACTAAAGCTTTTGAATATGATACTAGACCTATAGATTCAGAGTGTGTTTGTTATGCTTGTCGTAATTATGATAGGGCATACATTCGTCATTTATTAAGAGTGAATGAAGTGCTAGGTGGACGATTAGCGTCTATTCACAATTTATTTTTTCTTATTGAATTAACAAAAAATTCCAGACAGGCTATCTTGGAAGGTAGATTTGTAATCTTTAAAAAAGATTTCTTAGCAAGATATTTTCAAAATAAAATAACTGAATAA
- a CDS encoding DJ-1/PfpI family protein — protein MKNYILVLLADNVEEIELIVPIDLWRRAGYTVITASIDNKISIKGQHGIIISADIQLDQVNTDKFNYIFIPGGTGHQLIKESALAMDTIKHFIDKNKTIIAICAAPTILSPWLQNKKATCYPSLKNLIPNWVDQAVIEDKPFITSQGAGTAHHLAFYLINKISGESVVQSLVKKTIF, from the coding sequence ATGAAAAATTATATTTTAGTTTTATTGGCAGATAATGTAGAAGAAATTGAATTGATTGTGCCTATTGATTTGTGGCGAAGAGCAGGTTACACTGTGATAACAGCTTCTATTGATAATAAGATATCGATTAAAGGACAACATGGGATTATTATTTCAGCAGATATACAATTAGACCAAGTAAACACAGATAAATTTAATTATATTTTCATTCCTGGTGGTACTGGACATCAATTAATCAAAGAATCAGCCCTCGCTATGGATACCATCAAGCATTTTATTGATAAAAACAAAACTATTATAGCTATTTGTGCAGCACCAACAATACTCAGCCCTTGGCTTCAAAACAAAAAAGCTACCTGCTATCCATCATTGAAAAATCTTATTCCAAATTGGGTAGATCAAGCCGTCATTGAAGACAAACCTTTTATTACTAGTCAAGGTGCTGGTACAGCTCATCATTTAGCTTTTTATTTAATAAATAAAATCAGTGGTGAATCTGTTGTCCAAAGTTTAGTCAAAAAAACTATATTTTAA
- a CDS encoding ABC transporter ATP-binding protein — protein MIVQISNLSKKIPDGSFQRTLLDDISLTIQENEIVALVGTSGAGKTALLRSLSCLEVVHTGEYLFNGSIQIVNLPESGLANMRRLYMGFIGFEPEFIEHMTVKECLDMPLSALSISYNERKNRVIDILEVIGLVSKLNTPISSLQYYERIYIAAARAFIKKPLLVVADNPCKQLHSSEAHAFLELLTTLSREYGGALVYSTYDPAHLKKANKIIYMKDGKIIKATS, from the coding sequence ATGATTGTTCAAATAAGCAATTTATCAAAAAAAATACCAGATGGTTCTTTTCAAAGAACTTTATTAGATGATATTAGTTTGACTATTCAAGAAAATGAGATTGTTGCTCTTGTAGGAACATCGGGTGCTGGTAAAACAGCTTTGTTACGCTCATTATCTTGTTTGGAAGTTGTACACACTGGTGAATATCTCTTTAACGGTTCTATACAAATAGTGAATTTACCTGAATCTGGATTAGCTAATATGAGAAGATTATATATGGGATTTATAGGATTTGAACCAGAATTCATTGAACACATGACTGTAAAAGAATGTTTAGATATGCCTCTTTCTGCTCTTTCTATATCATATAATGAGAGAAAAAATCGTGTTATTGATATTTTAGAGGTTATTGGACTTGTTTCCAAATTAAATACCCCTATTTCATCTCTACAATATTATGAAAGAATATATATTGCAGCAGCTCGAGCTTTTATAAAAAAACCTCTTCTTGTAGTTGCTGACAATCCATGTAAACAATTACATTCATCAGAAGCTCATGCGTTTTTAGAATTATTAACTACCCTTTCTAGAGAATACGGTGGAGCATTAGTTTATTCTACTTATGATCCTGCACATTTAAAAAAAGCTAATAAAATCATATATATGAAAGATGGTAAAATTATAAAAGCAACATCGTGA
- a CDS encoding VWA domain-containing protein: MLFVNISQAPFIIGLIIILLGVIIFTIYRQHKLRLFFFSKEQQKVIHKRNFKGIKTTKNICLAIITVLLGVSLLDPRGSSLSSDLQLEGIDVILVYDISRSMDATDVAPSRLSFAKNLGEQLIDSLAGNRMALVAYAAEAIRLLPLTTDSSSVDLFVRELSTDMISSQSTDIGKALDEALKNFTEDTLTHKAIVLFSDGENLDGNVKNAIDTIKQQGISIFIIGVGTEEGGSIPIIDKRTGQETYMKDLLGKNIITKLDPKYLQNLATQSKGEYVYGSRTSMTKIESLISNIEKNPFGNNTISYLEPQFRIFILLALLALILYLFLPDKKWYKQLSLLVVFLFSTVPSYTLTKERQAYSSYQNGEYSTALRFFQRSLVQNPQNIKSKFGEASTLYKLERNDRAEKSFLALTNSTDLQIAQKSTFNAGNTQVQRKEFDEALDLYKKVMADNPIDSRLYKKALNNYIYTRALQQQKQQQQQENDQKNDQDQSGEGQKGKGQDSKEQDGDKGDQQDKAEQGKGDEGKAEEADQQEAGANGTNDQQEGEGQNAPAKSVSPSDIDNLLGIAQKSENDNFSKQHKQKKGLLQQNKY; this comes from the coding sequence ATGTTATTTGTTAACATTTCTCAAGCACCTTTCATTATTGGATTAATTATAATCCTGTTAGGGGTTATTATCTTTACCATATACCGTCAACACAAATTAAGACTCTTCTTTTTTTCTAAAGAACAACAAAAAGTGATTCATAAAAGAAATTTCAAAGGAATCAAAACTACAAAAAATATTTGTTTAGCTATTATTACAGTATTACTTGGTGTTTCTTTGTTAGATCCTAGAGGAAGTTCTCTTTCTTCAGATTTACAATTAGAAGGAATAGATGTAATTTTAGTCTATGATATTTCTCGAAGTATGGATGCCACAGATGTTGCTCCTAGCCGTTTGTCATTCGCTAAAAATTTGGGAGAACAATTAATTGATTCTCTTGCAGGTAATCGTATGGCCCTTGTTGCTTATGCAGCTGAAGCTATTAGATTACTTCCTCTTACAACAGACTCCAGTAGTGTTGATTTGTTTGTAAGAGAATTATCAACTGATATGATCAGTTCACAAAGTACAGATATAGGAAAAGCATTAGATGAAGCACTCAAAAATTTTACTGAAGATACGCTTACTCACAAAGCGATTGTTCTTTTTAGTGATGGAGAAAATCTCGATGGAAATGTAAAAAATGCTATCGATACTATCAAACAACAAGGTATCTCTATTTTTATTATAGGTGTTGGCACAGAAGAAGGTGGCTCTATCCCTATAATCGATAAAAGAACAGGTCAAGAGACTTATATGAAAGATCTATTAGGAAAAAACATTATTACAAAATTAGATCCCAAATATCTTCAAAATCTTGCTACTCAAAGTAAAGGAGAATATGTCTATGGATCACGAACATCCATGACCAAAATAGAAAGCCTCATCAGTAATATAGAAAAAAATCCTTTTGGAAACAATACTATAAGTTATTTGGAACCTCAATTTCGTATATTTATATTACTAGCATTACTTGCCTTAATTTTGTATTTGTTTTTACCTGATAAAAAATGGTACAAACAATTATCATTACTAGTTGTATTTTTATTTTCAACAGTACCGAGTTATACCTTGACCAAAGAGAGACAAGCTTACAGCTCTTATCAAAATGGAGAATACTCTACAGCATTACGCTTTTTTCAACGCAGTCTTGTACAAAATCCACAAAATATAAAATCCAAATTTGGGGAAGCGTCTACATTATACAAATTAGAGCGTAATGACAGAGCTGAAAAATCATTTTTAGCTTTAACGAATAGCACAGATCTTCAAATAGCTCAAAAATCTACTTTTAACGCTGGAAATACCCAAGTTCAAAGAAAAGAATTTGACGAAGCTTTGGACTTATATAAAAAAGTAATGGCTGATAATCCTATTGATTCTCGACTATATAAAAAAGCATTAAACAATTATATTTATACTAGGGCATTACAACAACAGAAGCAACAGCAACAACAAGAGAATGATCAGAAAAATGATCAAGACCAATCTGGTGAAGGGCAGAAAGGAAAAGGACAAGACAGTAAAGAGCAAGACGGTGACAAAGGTGATCAACAAGATAAAGCAGAGCAAGGTAAGGGTGATGAGGGCAAAGCTGAAGAGGCAGACCAACAAGAGGCAGGAGCTAATGGCACTAATGACCAACAAGAAGGTGAAGGTCAAAACGCTCCTGCAAAAAGTGTCAGTCCTAGTGATATAGATAATCTTCTGGGGATTGCTCAAAAGTCAGAAAACGATAATTTTTCTAAACAACACAAACAGAAAAAAGGACTCTTACAACAAAATAAATACTAA
- a CDS encoding acyltransferase family protein — MYKVNRNWNFDLYRCIAVLFLVLLHLLFHFSYQDNFILLYLFMLARPVITMFVLISGYFLFQKKEFTKSNIIKRILKIVIPLLYYYTIYYIWMHLTGKKAYPYLDVLKYPTGAGHLWYFYSILSVSIVSSFISLPILDSKKKALLYSGLTISLLLLLISIKLSPFNINHTFGTVNDFLLLAFVGYGLGNKYISLNSKRSIFITFCLWQLSVFATIFSKNENPFNIFALSSTICLFLLIKAIPEQKVPILVKKSVSFIAKYSLSIYGWHALFNDNLVTIIKQYVHSYYFSLPIAYFSILGLSLACGIITSKIFSILFKREIII; from the coding sequence ATGTATAAAGTTAATAGAAATTGGAATTTTGATTTATATAGATGTATCGCTGTATTATTCTTGGTTTTATTGCACTTGTTATTTCATTTTTCGTATCAAGATAATTTTATACTTTTATATTTGTTTATGTTAGCAAGACCTGTCATCACTATGTTTGTATTAATCAGTGGATATTTTTTATTCCAAAAAAAAGAATTCACAAAATCAAATATTATTAAAAGAATATTAAAGATAGTGATTCCCTTACTCTATTACTATACTATTTATTATATATGGATGCACCTAACAGGAAAAAAAGCGTATCCTTATCTAGATGTATTAAAATATCCTACAGGTGCTGGGCATTTATGGTATTTTTATTCTATTCTTTCTGTATCTATTGTGTCTTCTTTTATTTCTTTACCTATATTAGATTCCAAAAAAAAGGCTTTACTATATAGTGGTTTAACTATATCCTTATTATTACTACTAATTTCTATAAAATTATCGCCTTTTAATATCAATCACACTTTTGGTACTGTTAATGATTTTTTATTACTAGCTTTTGTTGGCTATGGATTGGGAAATAAATATATTTCTTTAAATTCAAAAAGATCTATATTTATTACTTTTTGTTTATGGCAATTATCTGTCTTTGCTACTATATTTTCTAAAAACGAAAATCCATTTAATATTTTTGCACTTAGTTCTACAATTTGTTTGTTTTTATTAATAAAAGCTATCCCTGAACAAAAGGTTCCTATTCTTGTTAAAAAGAGTGTATCTTTTATAGCTAAGTATTCTTTATCAATTTACGGATGGCATGCTCTTTTTAATGATAATCTAGTAACTATTATTAAACAATATGTTCATTCATATTATTTCAGCTTACCTATTGCTTATTTTAGTATTTTGGGATTATCACTAGCTTGTGGTATTATAACAAGCAAAATATTTTCGATTTTATTTAAACGAGAAATAATTATATAG
- a CDS encoding Fic family protein: MSFNPDTFKLPLLLPRITKFDLETKEILKKCAEANRYLGELKGECKSIPNTGVLVRTLALREAQKSSEIENIFTTQEQLYKEIVSDTIKNPNDKEIINYFEAITYGFTSVLKKKVLSLNVIKNIQAKVKENDQGFRKNTVEIQNEKGETIYIPPTDIMYMQELLTELEIYTNTPEKHDVHTLVKMAIIHYQFESIHPFTDGNGRVGRMINVLYLILNNLLYTPILYLSRYIVETKSQYYSGLQNIRETKDTNKEEMAWQTYINYILDGVIQTAKDDLAMVRSISILMIRAKKLIKEEWQLKFYSHELINHLFEHPYTRIEYMQKALNIKTRKTASEYLNTLVDKGFLVLEKKGRSKFYINTSFWDLLCSKK, from the coding sequence ATGAGTTTTAATCCTGATACATTTAAATTACCTCTTTTACTACCTAGAATTACTAAATTTGATCTTGAAACAAAAGAGATTCTTAAAAAATGTGCAGAAGCCAATAGATATCTTGGAGAATTGAAAGGTGAATGTAAAAGTATTCCCAACACAGGCGTTTTGGTTAGAACACTAGCATTACGAGAAGCTCAGAAAAGCTCAGAAATTGAAAACATTTTTACAACACAAGAACAATTATATAAAGAAATTGTCAGTGATACTATTAAAAATCCAAATGATAAAGAAATTATTAATTATTTTGAAGCCATAACATACGGATTTACTAGTGTATTAAAAAAAAAAGTACTATCATTAAATGTAATTAAGAACATACAAGCTAAAGTTAAAGAAAACGATCAAGGTTTTAGAAAAAATACAGTAGAAATACAAAATGAAAAAGGTGAAACTATATATATCCCACCCACTGATATAATGTATATGCAAGAACTATTAACAGAGCTAGAAATATATACAAACACACCAGAAAAACACGATGTTCATACTCTTGTTAAAATGGCTATTATTCATTATCAGTTTGAAAGTATTCATCCATTTACTGACGGTAATGGGCGTGTCGGTCGTATGATTAATGTGTTGTATTTGATTCTTAACAATTTATTGTATACTCCTATATTGTATTTAAGTCGTTATATTGTTGAAACAAAGTCACAATACTATTCTGGATTACAAAATATTAGAGAAACTAAAGATACTAATAAAGAAGAAATGGCGTGGCAAACTTATATAAACTATATCTTAGATGGAGTTATACAAACAGCTAAAGATGATTTAGCAATGGTAAGAAGTATTAGTATTTTAATGATAAGAGCTAAAAAATTAATAAAAGAAGAGTGGCAATTAAAATTTTATAGCCATGAACTGATTAATCATCTTTTTGAACATCCATATACAAGAATCGAATATATGCAGAAAGCACTCAATATAAAAACTCGTAAGACAGCCTCAGAATACTTAAACACTTTAGTTGATAAAGGATTTTTAGTATTAGAAAAAAAGGGAAGGAGTAAATTTTATATAAACACCTCTTTTTGGGATTTACTCTGTAGTAAAAAGTAA
- the dapF gene encoding diaminopimelate epimerase, with the protein MKVSFTKMNGLGNDYIFFNALKNSSLVTQIIPYVPKLSDRNFGIGGDGVIIIESSDTCDCRMRMFNRDGSEGDMCGNGIRELAKLLWDKKIINKNPLFIQTNNRSLSVQMEFDQNKKMNTALVEMGCLDFDPKNIPFCSPDEHKIEGISVFTYLYNNQELLFYVGGIGSKHATCFLSEDVTSCDFCTIGNLIEQDKSLFPEGVNVEFVNIISSTQAIMRVWERGSGHTLACGTGATFVAGLGMYLGKFDPSKIVEIILERGTLFISQKDDGTMIMKGGADLVFEGMIDLSTL; encoded by the coding sequence ATGAAAGTATCATTTACAAAAATGAATGGATTGGGGAATGATTATATTTTTTTCAATGCCTTAAAAAATTCTTCTCTTGTAACACAGATAATTCCTTATGTGCCAAAATTGTCGGATAGAAATTTTGGTATAGGTGGAGATGGGGTTATTATCATTGAATCATCTGATACTTGTGATTGTCGAATGCGTATGTTTAATCGCGATGGATCTGAAGGCGATATGTGTGGTAATGGAATTCGTGAACTAGCTAAATTGCTTTGGGATAAGAAAATCATCAATAAGAATCCTCTTTTTATTCAAACTAATAATCGGTCTTTGTCTGTGCAGATGGAATTTGATCAAAATAAAAAAATGAATACAGCTCTTGTTGAGATGGGTTGTTTGGATTTTGATCCTAAAAATATTCCTTTTTGTTCTCCCGATGAACACAAAATAGAAGGAATTTCTGTTTTTACTTATTTGTATAATAATCAAGAATTACTTTTTTATGTGGGTGGGATAGGCTCAAAACATGCAACTTGTTTTTTGTCAGAAGATGTCACCAGCTGTGATTTTTGTACTATAGGTAATTTGATTGAACAAGACAAATCTCTTTTCCCTGAAGGGGTGAATGTAGAATTTGTGAACATAATCTCGTCAACACAAGCGATCATGAGAGTGTGGGAAAGAGGATCTGGGCATACGCTGGCATGTGGGACAGGAGCGACTTTTGTAGCTGGCTTGGGTATGTATCTAGGCAAATTTGATCCTAGTAAAATCGTAGAAATAATACTAGAAAGAGGAACTCTCTTTATCTCTCAAAAAGATGATGGAACGATGATAATGAAAGGTGGGGCGGATCTAGTCTTTGAAGGGATGATAGATCTTTCTACTTTATAG
- the rpsU gene encoding 30S ribosomal protein S21, producing the protein MLLVEIREGETVESAIKRFKKEVEKDGILTAEKKHRFYEKPSETRKRKKAVVQRKIEKKVRKMKLMERYA; encoded by the coding sequence ATGTTATTAGTAGAAATACGAGAAGGCGAAACAGTAGAAAGCGCTATCAAAAGATTTAAAAAAGAAGTAGAAAAAGATGGTATTTTAACAGCGGAAAAAAAACACCGTTTTTATGAAAAACCATCCGAAACACGCAAGCGTAAAAAAGCTGTTGTTCAGCGTAAAATTGAGAAAAAAGTTCGTAAAATGAAATTAATGGAACGCTACGCTTAA
- a CDS encoding HIT domain-containing protein, with translation MSCIFCSIVDNIIPADRVYEDEYVLAFKDMHPVALFHIIIIPKQCCQHFHNIEDNTLAHLLRAIKIIIQDNNLDNQGYRIVNNNGQHGGQTVNHVHFHIIAGEQLGHNLAGH, from the coding sequence ATGAGTTGTATTTTTTGTTCTATTGTAGATAATATTATCCCAGCAGATAGGGTTTATGAAGATGAATATGTTCTTGCTTTTAAGGATATGCATCCTGTTGCACTGTTTCATATTATTATAATTCCCAAGCAATGTTGTCAACACTTTCACAATATAGAGGACAACACTCTAGCTCATTTATTGAGAGCAATAAAAATCATTATACAGGATAATAATCTTGACAATCAAGGTTATCGTATTGTAAATAATAATGGTCAACATGGTGGACAAACAGTCAATCATGTTCATTTTCATATTATTGCAGGCGAACAGCTAGGACATAATCTAGCAGGTCATTGA
- a CDS encoding polyprenyl synthetase family protein produces MVLQKYLDTLKPRILKEISSQCNDIALLELPNAREIADNICEYTSRGKLLRACFVCFAAESFGKKLDKSVIQTASAIELAQTALLIHDDIMDNDDFRRNKDSMHKMYEKILANSSHNTKHTAQSLAICVGDITLFHLFSYLHHHSKLVQLFSKELSKTALGQAFEIYRASQDNEISKEEIYTIIQHKTANYTFYLPFLSGMILANASIEDQNHISEFSRLAGLLFQIKDDELNYISENKTGKSTGGDIRENKKTLCRLELLKRCPQSKGLFGKDDNLTKIQELYISSGAQESINNDLLSYKKFAEGIILKMNIRSEYQLLWNDLLEYLINRLY; encoded by the coding sequence ATGGTATTACAAAAATATTTAGATACTTTAAAACCTCGTATTTTAAAAGAAATTTCCTCTCAATGTAATGATATCGCTTTATTAGAACTTCCCAATGCTCGAGAAATAGCAGATAATATTTGTGAATATACCTCTCGAGGCAAATTATTAAGAGCATGTTTTGTTTGTTTTGCTGCAGAATCTTTTGGGAAAAAACTAGACAAATCTGTTATTCAAACAGCTAGTGCTATAGAATTAGCACAAACAGCTTTATTGATCCATGATGATATTATGGATAACGATGATTTTCGTCGAAACAAAGATTCAATGCATAAAATGTATGAAAAAATTTTAGCAAACTCTTCTCATAATACTAAACATACAGCTCAATCATTAGCAATATGTGTAGGCGATATTACACTATTTCATTTGTTTTCTTATCTTCACCATCATTCTAAATTAGTACAACTCTTTTCCAAAGAACTTTCTAAAACAGCCTTGGGTCAAGCTTTTGAAATCTATCGTGCGTCTCAGGATAATGAGATATCTAAAGAAGAAATATATACTATTATTCAACATAAAACAGCTAATTATACTTTTTACCTACCTTTCTTATCTGGGATGATTTTGGCAAATGCTTCTATAGAAGATCAAAATCATATTAGTGAATTTAGTCGTTTAGCTGGATTATTGTTTCAAATTAAAGACGATGAATTAAACTATATCTCTGAAAATAAAACAGGTAAAAGTACGGGGGGTGATATCAGAGAGAACAAAAAAACACTTTGCCGTTTGGAATTATTAAAACGATGTCCACAATCAAAGGGATTGTTCGGTAAAGATGATAATCTAACAAAAATACAAGAATTATATATATCTTCTGGGGCACAAGAATCAATTAATAATGATCTGTTATCGTATAAAAAATTTGCGGAAGGGATCATTCTAAAAATGAATATTCGATCAGAATATCAACTATTATGGAATGACTTATTAGAGTACTTGATTAATAGATTGTATTAA
- the ispH gene encoding 4-hydroxy-3-methylbut-2-enyl diphosphate reductase, whose amino-acid sequence MIVIVPKTSGFCPGVKRAEDGVFKIKETSNKVNLHGPLIHNQNYISMLQQHNISSVAIDSLSQGDTLVIRTHGISRHEEKTLADKFVLKDLTCPIVKRVQKNVEKAANDNSFVIISGKADHAEVQGLVSYAQCFLVIESKIELDLFIKDYHKVIPKECQRIFIISQTTHSREFFEELCTTIQQNISHLPITVKDTICSITENKEQESIQLQKDVDFTIVIGDPTSSNSKKLYAILKKASKNTIFIQNLIHLQQQGMSWNNINKVLVVSSTSTPLFIEKEIVDYLEKI is encoded by the coding sequence ATGATTGTTATTGTACCAAAAACATCTGGTTTTTGTCCAGGAGTTAAGAGAGCAGAAGATGGTGTTTTCAAAATAAAAGAAACATCTAATAAAGTCAACTTACATGGACCGTTGATACACAATCAAAATTATATCTCTATGCTTCAACAACATAATATTAGTTCTGTAGCTATAGATAGCTTGTCTCAAGGAGATACTTTGGTTATTCGTACTCATGGTATTTCTCGTCATGAAGAAAAAACACTTGCTGACAAATTTGTTCTTAAGGACTTGACTTGTCCTATTGTAAAAAGAGTACAAAAAAATGTAGAAAAAGCAGCCAATGATAATTCTTTTGTAATTATTTCTGGCAAAGCTGATCATGCAGAGGTTCAAGGTTTAGTTAGCTATGCTCAATGTTTTCTAGTAATAGAAAGCAAAATAGAGTTGGATCTTTTTATCAAAGACTATCATAAAGTAATTCCTAAAGAGTGTCAGCGTATTTTTATTATTTCTCAAACTACGCATTCACGGGAATTTTTTGAAGAATTATGTACAACGATACAACAAAATATTTCTCATCTACCTATTACTGTAAAAGATACAATTTGTTCTATTACTGAAAATAAAGAACAAGAATCTATTCAATTACAGAAAGATGTTGATTTCACTATAGTTATAGGAGATCCTACTAGTTCTAATTCTAAAAAATTATACGCTATCTTAAAAAAAGCATCAAAAAATACTATTTTTATTCAAAATTTGATACATCTTCAACAACAAGGAATGTCATGGAACAATATAAATAAAGTATTAGTGGTTTCTTCTACATCAACACCATTATTTATTGAAAAAGAAATTGTAGATTATCTGGAAAAAATATAG
- a CDS encoding dCMP deaminase family protein, giving the protein MYNRDQYFMEHALVTAKASKCTYFQVGAVIVKNDRIISHGYNGTPSGFPEDCSDHFCGDPTEREAHHIFSENTTIHAEMNALLWAAREGISVDESVLYTTLQPCQNCIKSSVVAGIKKIIYLNPYDKSNSYSQEFCAKAGIELIKLELLLEK; this is encoded by the coding sequence ATGTATAATAGAGATCAATACTTTATGGAACACGCTTTAGTGACTGCTAAAGCATCGAAATGCACTTATTTTCAAGTAGGAGCTGTTATTGTAAAGAATGATAGAATCATTTCTCATGGCTATAATGGTACTCCTTCTGGTTTCCCTGAAGATTGTTCAGATCATTTTTGTGGAGATCCTACGGAGAGAGAGGCACATCATATTTTTTCCGAAAACACTACTATTCATGCTGAGATGAATGCTCTTTTATGGGCTGCTCGTGAAGGTATATCTGTCGATGAATCTGTCCTATATACAACATTACAACCGTGTCAAAATTGTATCAAATCAAGTGTTGTTGCTGGAATTAAAAAAATCATTTATTTGAATCCTTATGATAAATCAAATTCATATTCTCAAGAATTCTGTGCTAAAGCTGGTATTGAACTAATAAAATTAGAATTATTGTTGGAGAAATAA